A single region of the Fibrobacter sp. UWH6 genome encodes:
- a CDS encoding cellulase family glycosylhydrolase, translated as MGLRFSVKGALAVVAFAGMGVASAATSLSVNLGDSIRPVTHVATGSLYGLTETYPLDIDKDVAPLKPNVFLAPARSGQGRQQPIGGAFLVSPRIKNTTGKVQIRLADILPGWPYRFKDMNSWKQEVTAVVNDKKASEVQNFDGYEIWNEPNDTWKSTTIDFNSGLWKQTYDLLRQLDPKERIVGPSYSWYNASKMEEFVKYCSANNCMPDVISWHQWGSEGLAGAIENYRNLEKKYNVTPRAISINEYSSNEHLEEGCPGVSVPFIAKFERHGVESAMISWWFTNLPGRLGSLLTAKNERGGGWHLYKWYGDMSGYMAKVTPPNDKSDGVDGFAAVDVKKNFASIVVGGNTLGDVTVDIAGVPAAFGSKVNVAVEYVTWKDKDTAVPSTTPESSKEYTVSNGKITVPIKITNVYNAYRIYVTPIIPQKPFGSEAIKLPGKIQAENYDVNGSGENNTSYYDADDENKGNVYREDGVDLEEIEEGNYVVGYTIAGEWLEYTVDVDADGEYPLTIRAAAGGTSGSVQLFVDGKAVTDTVAIPQTADNKWDVYENVDAGKVTLTVGEHIIKLAITGSYANIDWFMLGEIPQEIVEQDSIESLKEMNLRLDNGREAYTLFDMQGNRVGQFMAANLGEAYATASLQARKSGVYIMKSARGKALRISVKK; from the coding sequence ATGGGATTGCGTTTTTCTGTAAAGGGTGCGTTGGCGGTTGTGGCTTTCGCCGGCATGGGGGTGGCAAGTGCGGCTACTTCTCTTTCTGTGAATTTGGGGGATAGCATAAGACCCGTGACCCATGTGGCCACGGGCTCCCTTTACGGTCTAACTGAAACATATCCGCTGGATATCGACAAGGATGTGGCTCCCCTGAAGCCCAACGTCTTCCTGGCTCCTGCCCGCAGCGGACAGGGACGTCAGCAGCCCATTGGAGGCGCGTTCCTGGTGTCTCCCCGTATTAAGAACACCACGGGAAAGGTGCAGATCCGCCTGGCGGACATTTTGCCTGGTTGGCCCTATCGGTTCAAGGATATGAATTCCTGGAAGCAGGAAGTGACCGCCGTGGTGAACGACAAGAAGGCCTCTGAAGTTCAGAATTTTGACGGTTACGAAATCTGGAACGAACCTAACGATACCTGGAAATCCACTACCATTGACTTTAATTCGGGTTTGTGGAAGCAGACTTATGATTTGCTCCGTCAGCTGGATCCCAAAGAAAGGATTGTGGGACCTTCTTACTCTTGGTATAACGCTTCCAAGATGGAAGAATTCGTGAAGTACTGTTCCGCCAACAACTGTATGCCCGATGTGATTAGCTGGCATCAGTGGGGTTCTGAAGGCTTGGCTGGAGCGATCGAGAATTACCGCAATCTGGAAAAAAAGTATAACGTTACTCCTCGTGCAATCAGTATCAATGAATACTCTTCCAATGAACATCTGGAAGAAGGATGCCCGGGTGTTTCTGTTCCCTTCATCGCGAAGTTTGAACGCCATGGTGTAGAAAGTGCCATGATTTCCTGGTGGTTCACCAACTTGCCGGGTCGTCTGGGAAGCTTGCTTACCGCCAAGAACGAACGCGGTGGTGGCTGGCATCTGTACAAGTGGTATGGCGACATGAGTGGCTATATGGCCAAGGTGACTCCTCCTAACGACAAGAGCGATGGCGTGGATGGATTTGCCGCTGTCGACGTGAAGAAAAATTTTGCCAGCATCGTTGTAGGTGGAAATACCCTCGGCGATGTAACCGTGGATATTGCCGGTGTCCCTGCCGCTTTCGGAAGCAAGGTGAATGTGGCTGTGGAATATGTGACCTGGAAAGATAAGGATACCGCCGTTCCCTCGACGACTCCGGAATCCAGCAAGGAATATACCGTAAGCAACGGAAAGATTACGGTTCCCATCAAGATTACCAATGTCTATAACGCCTACCGTATTTACGTGACACCCATTATTCCCCAGAAGCCTTTTGGCTCCGAGGCTATCAAGCTCCCCGGAAAGATCCAGGCTGAAAACTACGATGTGAACGGCTCTGGCGAAAACAATACTTCCTATTATGATGCCGATGACGAGAACAAGGGCAACGTCTATCGCGAAGACGGTGTAGACCTGGAAGAAATTGAAGAAGGTAATTATGTTGTCGGTTATACCATTGCCGGTGAATGGCTGGAATATACGGTGGATGTGGATGCCGATGGCGAATACCCGCTAACGATCCGTGCCGCTGCCGGCGGCACCAGCGGAAGTGTGCAGCTCTTTGTCGATGGCAAGGCTGTGACTGATACCGTCGCCATTCCCCAAACTGCAGACAACAAGTGGGATGTCTATGAAAATGTGGACGCAGGAAAGGTTACGCTAACTGTCGGGGAACATATAATCAAGTTGGCCATTACCGGAAGCTACGCCAATATTGACTGGTTTATGCTGGGCGAAATTCCCCAGGAAATTGTGGAACAAGATTCCATTGAAAGCCTGAAGGAAATGAACCTGCGTCTGGATAATGGTAGAGAGGCTTACACCCTGTTCGATATGCAGGGCAACCGAGTTGGACAATTCATGGCTGCAAATCTGGGCGAGGCTTACGCTACTGCCAGTCTGCAGGCTCGTAAGTCCGGAGTCTATATTATGAAATCCGCTAGAGGCAAGGCTCTGCGGATATCAGTAAAGAAGTAA
- a CDS encoding bifunctional oligoribonuclease/PAP phosphatase NrnA — MTIDEMLSQANTVAIFGHVRPDGDCIGSTLGLFNYIKDNYPQISATVFVEGFPESYRLLSGSDQTLPEYDGRDVDLAFLLDTPSFERCGAKGAECLAKAKFTCNIDHHISNPLNLCNVNIVEPEASSASEVLFYQLDKNKISKNAANCMYLGVVHDTGAFKFSCTSKRTMNAVGDFIDKGCDFAKIVNETYYTRSYKQTLITGFALEKSKLALDGKVVYSYVTPADMERYDVKPFEMGTVVDTLREVSGTEVTVFLYPVNGKYKISLRSNYYVDVNKVVSTFGGGGHVRAAGGDTELPPEEAINQIIDLIKEQL; from the coding sequence ATGACCATCGACGAAATGCTTTCCCAGGCGAATACCGTAGCCATTTTTGGACATGTTCGCCCAGACGGAGACTGCATTGGCTCAACCCTCGGCCTCTTCAATTACATCAAGGACAACTATCCGCAAATCAGCGCCACGGTTTTTGTCGAAGGTTTTCCGGAAAGCTATCGCCTTTTAAGCGGGTCCGACCAGACGCTGCCAGAATACGACGGCCGTGACGTGGATTTGGCATTCCTGCTGGACACCCCCAGTTTTGAACGTTGTGGAGCCAAGGGCGCAGAGTGCCTAGCCAAGGCCAAGTTTACCTGCAACATTGACCACCACATTAGTAACCCGCTAAACCTCTGCAACGTGAACATCGTGGAACCCGAAGCCAGTTCCGCCAGCGAGGTTCTGTTCTATCAGCTAGACAAGAATAAGATCAGCAAGAACGCCGCCAACTGCATGTACCTCGGTGTCGTCCACGATACCGGAGCCTTCAAATTCAGCTGCACCAGCAAGCGCACCATGAACGCCGTTGGAGACTTCATCGACAAGGGTTGCGACTTTGCAAAGATTGTCAACGAGACTTATTATACCCGTAGCTACAAGCAAACCCTGATTACAGGTTTCGCCCTAGAAAAATCCAAACTGGCCTTGGACGGTAAAGTCGTTTACTCTTACGTCACTCCCGCCGACATGGAACGCTACGATGTGAAGCCCTTTGAAATGGGAACCGTAGTAGACACCCTCCGCGAAGTCAGTGGAACCGAAGTCACCGTCTTCCTCTACCCCGTCAACGGCAAATACAAGATCAGTCTTCGTTCCAATTACTATGTCGATGTCAACAAGGTCGTCAGCACCTTTGGCGGTGGCGGCCATGTCCGCGCTGCAGGTGGCGACACAGAATTGCCTCCCGAAGAAGCAATCAACCAAATCATCGACCTGATCAAGGAACAGCTTTAA
- a CDS encoding GGDEF domain-containing protein codes for MESPIDIRMALGTDIIGMVLVIIMIIGNIWRLRLKSKESKLLIAMLATCFSCCLADLLSFATDGMGGPHARLIVFHMNSWLYASNFLCALSWFVFLQEHFKVELGSLQRKSMLITIITLPAMLVINTIHPFIYDVDAQGVYIRKFGYWIYICVNYSIILNSLSIYYLNYRQDGTIRFFPIWLYAIPIFVATVIQSLFYGVSIMAPSFAVAIAGAFTSLQNERVFRDHLTGLFNRPFLDYVLNLYSQKGRKATGIMISLCEFEEINDRLGHKGGDEVLCKTAEIIHDSVGQWGSILRYAGDEFIIMVDSQEEMHISNCIEKLKMNFDKFNRENTTPYKIKAAIGFKKHEASKETVDDFLDGLKISVKAAKKELT; via the coding sequence ATGGAATCACCTATTGACATCCGAATGGCGCTAGGAACCGATATTATCGGTATGGTTCTGGTGATTATCATGATCATCGGCAACATTTGGCGTCTCCGTTTGAAAAGCAAGGAAAGTAAGCTGCTGATTGCCATGCTTGCTACCTGTTTTTCGTGCTGTCTTGCAGACCTGCTCTCCTTTGCAACAGACGGCATGGGAGGCCCCCACGCCAGATTAATCGTCTTCCACATGAATAGTTGGCTTTACGCCTCCAACTTCCTTTGCGCCCTCAGCTGGTTTGTCTTCCTCCAGGAACACTTCAAGGTGGAACTGGGTAGCCTGCAACGCAAGAGCATGCTGATTACCATCATCACTCTTCCCGCCATGCTGGTGATCAATACGATCCATCCTTTTATCTATGATGTTGATGCCCAGGGTGTCTATATCCGCAAATTCGGCTACTGGATCTATATCTGCGTCAACTACAGTATCATTCTAAATTCCCTGTCCATCTACTACCTCAATTATAGGCAAGATGGCACCATCCGCTTCTTCCCCATTTGGCTTTATGCAATTCCCATCTTTGTGGCAACCGTAATCCAGTCCCTTTTCTACGGCGTATCTATCATGGCGCCCAGTTTCGCAGTCGCTATCGCAGGCGCCTTTACAAGCCTGCAGAATGAACGAGTCTTCCGCGATCACCTGACCGGTCTCTTCAACCGTCCGTTCCTAGATTACGTACTAAATCTGTATTCCCAGAAGGGACGCAAGGCGACAGGCATTATGATCAGCCTCTGCGAATTTGAAGAGATCAACGACAGATTGGGGCACAAGGGCGGAGACGAAGTCTTATGCAAAACTGCAGAAATCATCCATGACTCTGTCGGACAGTGGGGATCTATCCTACGTTATGCCGGCGACGAATTCATCATCATGGTGGATTCTCAGGAAGAAATGCATATTTCAAACTGCATTGAAAAACTCAAGATGAACTTCGACAAGTTCAACCGAGAAAACACGACGCCCTACAAGATCAAGGCCGCCATCGGCTTTAAGAAACACGAAGCCAGCAAGGAAACCGTAGACGACTTCCTGGACGGTCTGAAGATTTCTGTAAAGGCAGCAAAAAAGGAACTGACATGA
- the glmM gene encoding phosphoglucosamine mutase, with product MSKLMRSISGIRGIVGDTLTPQVLQSHVRAFLEITQAKRIVIGRDSRPTGDAIVQYVAGICRLSGVDVVDVGLSTTPSVEILTTHFKADAGIIITASHNPLEWNALKFLNNKGLFLGPDDVKKLFELADANQFSYPDYRTMGKYEVAPDADGIHIDGTLGIPFVDVEAIKAKKFKVAVDAVNGAGSYIVPRLLEQLGCEVVRVHCEPDGTFPRGAEPLPENLGDLREAVKANGCAVGFAVDPDADRCALVDGLGRSIGEEYTLAIATEEVLSQKKGSVCVNLSTSRMNEDVATKYGCEFSRAKVGEINVSLQMIENGCVIGGEGNGGVILPALHYGRDSLVAAALVLSWMAHHDGGPEKFVAENPAYSMPKKKFELGDKSVAEILPKVKAEFAGWTMDERDGLWLGSEKSWVHVRASNTEPVIRVIAEAPTAEEAEALCSKVEKLI from the coding sequence ATGTCTAAGTTGATGCGTTCTATTTCGGGTATTCGCGGTATTGTGGGCGATACCCTTACCCCCCAGGTTTTGCAGAGCCATGTTCGTGCTTTTTTGGAAATTACCCAGGCCAAGCGTATTGTCATCGGTCGCGATAGCCGTCCCACTGGCGATGCCATTGTGCAGTATGTGGCAGGAATTTGCCGTCTTTCCGGTGTAGACGTGGTCGATGTTGGCCTTTCTACGACTCCTTCCGTGGAAATTTTGACTACCCATTTTAAGGCCGATGCAGGTATCATCATTACCGCTAGCCACAATCCCCTGGAATGGAACGCCCTGAAGTTCCTGAACAACAAGGGCCTCTTCCTGGGTCCCGATGATGTGAAGAAACTGTTTGAATTGGCCGACGCCAATCAGTTCAGCTACCCTGACTACCGCACCATGGGCAAGTACGAAGTGGCTCCCGATGCAGACGGTATCCACATCGATGGTACCCTGGGCATCCCCTTTGTGGACGTTGAAGCCATCAAGGCCAAGAAGTTCAAGGTGGCCGTTGATGCCGTGAACGGTGCCGGTTCTTACATCGTGCCCCGCTTGCTGGAACAGTTGGGCTGCGAAGTGGTTCGCGTACACTGCGAACCTGACGGAACTTTCCCCCGCGGTGCAGAACCTCTGCCCGAAAATCTGGGCGACCTTCGCGAAGCTGTAAAGGCAAACGGATGTGCTGTTGGCTTTGCCGTAGACCCGGATGCAGACCGCTGCGCCCTGGTGGATGGCCTTGGCCGCAGCATCGGTGAAGAATACACTCTCGCCATTGCTACCGAAGAAGTCCTTTCCCAGAAGAAGGGCTCCGTCTGCGTGAACCTCTCTACCAGCCGCATGAACGAAGATGTGGCTACCAAGTACGGTTGTGAATTCAGCCGTGCCAAGGTGGGTGAAATCAATGTTAGCCTGCAGATGATCGAAAACGGTTGCGTTATCGGTGGTGAAGGTAACGGCGGCGTGATTCTGCCGGCCCTCCATTATGGTCGCGATTCCCTGGTGGCAGCAGCCCTGGTCTTGAGCTGGATGGCTCACCACGATGGCGGTCCCGAAAAGTTCGTTGCAGAAAATCCGGCTTACTCCATGCCCAAGAAAAAGTTTGAACTGGGCGACAAGAGCGTTGCTGAAATCCTGCCCAAGGTGAAGGCTGAATTCGCCGGCTGGACCATGGATGAACGCGACGGCCTCTGGCTGGGTTCTGAAAAGTCCTGGGTTCATGTTCGCGCAAGCAACACTGAACCTGTGATCCGCGTGATTGCCGAAGCCCCCACGGCGGAAGAGGCTGAAGCCCTCTGCTCTAAGGTGGAAAAGCTCATCTAA
- a CDS encoding Hsp20/alpha crystallin family protein yields the protein MINANVIPTAFYGIQNFLDSLNAANAQGECNYSPKADYYEVENGFMLEVELPGVKKEDIDIQVEKNIITVKASRTRKETKTTYERSFRLADDIDCENIKVALENGILAFSLVKKQQAAARKLTVA from the coding sequence ATGATCAATGCAAACGTTATCCCCACCGCTTTCTATGGCATCCAGAACTTCCTGGACAGCTTGAACGCCGCCAACGCCCAGGGCGAATGCAACTACTCTCCCAAGGCAGACTACTACGAAGTCGAGAATGGTTTCATGCTGGAAGTGGAACTGCCGGGCGTCAAGAAGGAAGACATCGACATCCAGGTAGAAAAGAACATCATCACCGTCAAGGCTTCCCGCACCCGCAAGGAAACCAAGACCACCTACGAACGTAGCTTCCGCCTGGCCGACGATATCGACTGCGAAAACATCAAGGTCGCCCTGGAAAACGGCATCCTGGCATTCTCCCTGGTGAAAAAGCAGCAGGCCGCCGCCCGCAAGCTCACCGTGGCCTAG
- a CDS encoding MBL fold metallo-hydrolase yields MLTAIILSILFLLGDAGVLFLSQKSFGRLPQGERLARIKQSPNYNGEQFVNLDTTVNLIYKKSKLQVWKEFLFDNSGVQIAPAKGDSLTVIRTDLKALPADKDWLVWFGHSSYLMNLSGKKVLVDPVLYAGSPVSFVNKMFKGTDVYKPKDFPFIDYLVISHDHWDHLDYEAVVELEPKVGKVITGLGVGEHFEYWGYPKEKLIELDWWEDSVLHQEKDVSGNDRIFKVVSTPARHFSGRELHQNRTLWSSFYFKTPKRNVWISGDSGYGSHFKTIGEKFKDIDLAVLENGQYNPDWAFIHTMPKYLGQEMKELNANRYLTVHHSRFALSKHDYREPLENAKQAASESGKPVLMPQLGEVLYLE; encoded by the coding sequence ATGCTTACCGCCATAATTCTTTCAATCCTATTCTTGCTGGGGGATGCCGGTGTGTTGTTCTTAAGTCAGAAAAGTTTTGGCCGCCTGCCTCAGGGGGAACGCCTTGCCCGTATCAAACAGTCGCCGAATTACAACGGCGAACAGTTTGTGAATCTTGATACCACCGTCAACTTGATTTACAAGAAAAGCAAACTGCAGGTATGGAAGGAATTCCTCTTTGACAATTCCGGCGTGCAGATCGCCCCTGCCAAGGGTGATTCGTTGACCGTTATCCGCACGGACTTGAAGGCGCTCCCTGCCGACAAGGATTGGTTGGTATGGTTCGGGCATTCCAGTTACCTGATGAACCTTTCTGGCAAGAAAGTCCTGGTAGACCCTGTTCTGTATGCGGGCTCCCCGGTTAGCTTTGTCAATAAGATGTTCAAGGGTACCGATGTGTATAAACCCAAGGATTTCCCCTTCATCGATTATCTGGTCATTAGCCATGATCACTGGGATCACCTGGATTACGAGGCCGTTGTCGAGTTGGAACCTAAAGTAGGCAAGGTCATTACTGGCCTTGGGGTGGGTGAACATTTTGAATATTGGGGTTATCCAAAGGAAAAGCTGATTGAACTAGACTGGTGGGAAGATTCCGTCTTGCATCAGGAAAAGGACGTCTCTGGTAATGACCGCATTTTTAAGGTCGTCTCTACGCCGGCCCGACATTTCTCCGGTCGCGAACTCCATCAGAATAGAACCCTCTGGTCTTCTTTCTATTTCAAGACGCCTAAACGTAACGTATGGATCAGCGGTGACTCCGGTTACGGTTCCCATTTCAAGACCATAGGCGAAAAGTTCAAGGATATCGACTTGGCTGTTCTTGAAAACGGTCAGTACAATCCTGACTGGGCCTTCATACATACCATGCCTAAATATCTAGGTCAGGAAATGAAGGAACTGAACGCCAACCGCTATCTGACCGTTCATCATTCCCGATTCGCCCTGTCGAAACACGATTACCGGGAACCTCTGGAAAACGCGAAGCAGGCTGCCAGCGAATCCGGCAAACCTGTTCTGATGCCCCAGTTGGGCGAAGTCCTCTATCTTGAATAA
- a CDS encoding MATE family efflux transporter has protein sequence MPRNLYEGNILKNIGLFSVPFLIANFLQTLYGMADLFIIGQFTDAAGITAVAVGSQVMHFVTVILIGLTMGATVLMGQAVGAKRHRSLSRILGNTVVIFAVVAILFTAVLLATAPQIVSLLSTPAEAVSGTVRYLVICFLGVPFITAYNVIAAAFRGLGDTKSPMYFVTASCVVNIALDYLFVGPLGMGPTGAALATVFSQLFCVVVTLAAIRLERVRFGVGLCRRDFRLNKALMWSLLKIGFPVACQEGFIQISFLFITLIANSRGLEIAAAVGVVEKIICFLFLVPSAMLSTVSAISAQCIGADRYDRARQTLYCGIGIAAGFGLVCGILFQFVSEPVLALFTDDLQVVKFGAQYLHAYVFDCMVAGIHFCFSGYFCACGLSLVSFIHNAVSIVTLRVPGAYLASVWYPDTLFPMGIATLSGSFLSVVICVTVYAWLERRRRQKQN, from the coding sequence ATGCCGCGCAATCTATACGAAGGAAATATCCTAAAGAACATCGGACTTTTCTCGGTCCCGTTCTTGATTGCGAACTTTTTGCAGACCCTTTACGGCATGGCGGACCTGTTCATTATCGGTCAGTTTACCGATGCGGCGGGGATTACGGCTGTGGCTGTTGGCAGTCAGGTCATGCATTTCGTGACGGTAATTCTTATTGGGCTTACCATGGGGGCGACGGTCCTTATGGGGCAAGCCGTGGGGGCGAAGCGTCATAGGAGCCTTAGCCGGATTCTCGGAAATACGGTGGTGATCTTTGCTGTGGTGGCCATCCTGTTTACGGCGGTGCTCCTGGCGACGGCTCCCCAGATTGTCTCGTTGCTTTCGACGCCTGCAGAGGCTGTGTCCGGAACAGTCCGTTACCTGGTTATATGTTTTCTGGGCGTTCCCTTTATTACGGCCTATAATGTCATTGCCGCCGCTTTCCGCGGTCTAGGCGATACCAAGAGCCCCATGTATTTTGTGACGGCTTCCTGCGTGGTGAATATTGCGCTGGATTACCTTTTTGTCGGGCCTCTGGGAATGGGGCCGACTGGGGCTGCGCTTGCCACGGTGTTTTCCCAGCTGTTCTGTGTGGTCGTTACCCTTGCGGCTATCCGGCTTGAACGGGTACGTTTTGGGGTGGGGCTGTGCCGACGGGATTTCCGCCTGAACAAGGCGCTTATGTGGTCCTTGCTGAAAATCGGATTCCCCGTGGCCTGCCAGGAAGGCTTTATCCAGATTTCGTTCCTGTTTATTACGCTGATTGCCAACTCCCGCGGCCTTGAAATTGCCGCGGCGGTGGGGGTCGTCGAAAAGATAATCTGCTTCCTGTTTTTGGTGCCGTCGGCCATGCTCTCTACGGTTTCTGCCATTAGCGCCCAGTGCATCGGTGCCGACCGTTATGATCGTGCCCGACAGACGTTGTATTGCGGCATCGGTATCGCTGCCGGTTTTGGCCTGGTCTGCGGAATCCTCTTCCAGTTCGTTTCGGAACCGGTCCTTGCCCTATTTACCGATGACCTCCAGGTTGTAAAGTTTGGGGCCCAGTATCTGCACGCTTACGTTTTTGACTGCATGGTGGCGGGAATTCATTTCTGCTTCAGCGGATACTTCTGTGCCTGCGGGCTTTCGCTTGTTTCGTTTATTCACAATGCCGTGTCCATTGTGACTCTCAGGGTGCCCGGAGCCTACCTCGCTTCGGTCTGGTATCCGGATACCCTGTTCCCTATGGGAATCGCCACTTTGTCGGGGTCCTTCCTATCGGTTGTGATTTGCGTCACAGTCTACGCTTGGTTAGAACGTCGCCGCCGCCAGAAACAGAATTAA